AGCCGAAGACGCCGTGAGCAAGGTGCTCAGCGCCGAAGTCGCCCTGCGTGAACTGGCCGCGCAATTCCAGCAGCCGCACTGACCACGGCCTCAGGGCTTGCGCGCAACCTGGCGCAACTGCTCGCGGCGCTCAGCGAACAGTTGCGGCAGCACCTCCAGGCTGACGGCCAGCAACTGGCTGACGCTGGCGTGCTCGTAGAGCGCCGCGTACTCGGCCAACTGATCGCTGGGCATCTGCCGGTAGGCATAGAACATGAACGTTGCCACGGCCTGCTCGCTGGACTGGCGAATGGCGCTTGCCTGCTGCTGCGTCTGTGCCTGCAGTTCGACCTCATCGAGACTTTCGCCGCGCGCCTTCAGCGCCAGCAGCGCCTGGGTCTTGCCGACTTCATAACGCAGCAGGCTGGCCAGCTCGGTGGTGCGTGCAGCAGCATCGAGGCGCTTGACCAATTCCAGGCGTACGCCGCGCGGGGGGTGCTCCTGCAACCGCTGGCGGTATTCGGCCAGGCCTTCAGGATCTTCGCCGACCGCACGCTCGGCCGCCGTGAAACGCTGCGCCAGCGGGCTGTCGAGGCGTTCACGGGCTTGCTCGCCTTGCTGCGCATCGAAGCGCGTCGCCACGCGCCGGGCCAGCTCCAGACACAAGGCCTCGGCCGCGAACAGCTCGGCGAGACGTTGCTGTTCAATTTCGCCCTGGCCCCGCTGCAGCATTGGCGCACTCTGTTCGCACAGCAGATGGATGCCCGCCAGCTCGAACAGTGGCAACAGGGCTTTGGCCGAGGCCGGCTCCGCACGCGCCGTGGCGGCGGTCAGCAATAACAGGGGCAACAGGAAAAGACGCATGGCCAGGCTTTCCTCAGGAACATGCCTGGCAGCCTAACCAAAGCGCAGCGTCGCGACCAGCCGCGACCTGTATAAGGCGCTAGTCAGGCTGAGGCGTCTTGTAGGAACCTCAGCACGGGGCGACGCTCGTCGACGCCTGACGGACTGGCATTGGCCGATCAGGCGGCCTTTTTCGGCGCCTCGGTTTTCTTCTTCGGCATCAGGTACTTGGTCAGCCCCTGGAACCACATGACCAGCGCCGGATTGCCCTGGATCTGGATGTCCTTGTTCTGGATGCCCTGCATAAAGGCCAACTGCTTGTTCTTCGCGGTCATGGTCGCGAACCCGTAGGCAGCGTCCTTGAAACCAATGGCGAAAGCAGGGTCCTTGGCGGCACCGCGCTTGCTGCTGACGCGCTGCCCCGCCACGATGAAGTGGCGTGCCACCTTGCCGTCGAGGGTGTGCAACTGGAAGACCATATCGCGGCCTTCGAGTTGTTGGCGGAACGCCGGGTTTTCACGGCTGGCCTTGGCCATCAGGCGGCCCAGCATCCACAGAAGAAAACGGAATTTCATGCACAGGCCCTCGTGATCGAAGATGATGGCCGCGCATTGTAGTGGTTTTCTTGCAGGACTACAGCCCACTGGGAGTACAGTTGTAGCGCCGCACGGTGGCGCCGGGCTGCTTGGGGGAACCCGGAGCCGAGCGGCTCCGGGAAACGGGCTCAGTTGACCGCGTCTTTCAGGGACTTGCCCGGTTTGAAGGCGACGGTGTTGCTGGCCTTGATCTTCACCGGCTGGCCGGTTTGCGGGTTCTTGCCTGTGCGGGCGCCACGGTGGCGCTGGACGAAAGTACCGAAGCCAACCAGGGTGACACTGTCCTTGCGGTTCAGTGCTCCGGTGATTTCT
This region of Pseudomonas wenzhouensis genomic DNA includes:
- a CDS encoding helicase, which gives rise to MKFRFLLWMLGRLMAKASRENPAFRQQLEGRDMVFQLHTLDGKVARHFIVAGQRVSSKRGAAKDPAFAIGFKDAAYGFATMTAKNKQLAFMQGIQNKDIQIQGNPALVMWFQGLTKYLMPKKKTEAPKKAA
- a CDS encoding HU family DNA-binding protein, whose product is MRKPELAAAIAEKADLTKDQANRVLNAVLEEITGALNRKDSVTLVGFGTFVQRHRGARTGKNPQTGQPVKIKASNTVAFKPGKSLKDAVN